A genomic region of Cotesia glomerata isolate CgM1 linkage group LG9, MPM_Cglom_v2.3, whole genome shotgun sequence contains the following coding sequences:
- the LOC123271821 gene encoding protein mini spindles isoform X1, producing MEEETEFTKLPVEDRCVHKSWKARVHGYEECTKKFGCIDDEKSPEWNKFLGLMKKFVVDSNVAAQEKGLEAALAFVENAACAGKTVGEVMSGIVNKCIAAPKAKTKDLAVQITLMYIEIEKHETVQEELLKGTEAKNPKIVAGCINTLTLSLREFGSKVINIKPLVKKMPGFLEDRDKIVREEGKAMVIEIYRWIGIPIKQQLNTLKPVQMSELEVEFGKLDGAKAYPTRYLRSQKPKNVIAESAAAEGDDVDDDEAGEEEAAEDIDPYELIDPVDILSKLPKDFYDKLEAKKWQERKEALEALETLCKNPKLESGDYGDVIRALKKIIAKDSNVVVVTIAGKCLTGLANGLKKRFHPYATACLPVVLEKFREKKPNVVAVLREAADAVFQSITVDVILEDALAALENKNPSVKAETAAFLGRCFAHTLPATLNKKLLKAYIGALLKTLNEPDPTVRDNSAEALGTAMKLVGEKAMMPFLTDLDALKMAKIQECAEKAVILVKVVAPKKPERPTTAPAKVESKPPAKGNAKKPAASVSNSNTYKKPNLKKPAAGGKKTVAPKTQIEKDLSAESVDDIAGECLTGDILSGLVDANWKSRLAAVEQLNETIKQMGSDVPCQVIVRILAKKPGFKDTNFQVLKQRLEVIKMLAENYTFSITAANYCIMDIAEKLGDAKNGSTAAETLLAIAEATSFEHVANEVVTFAFNQKSPKVQQESLVWLSNALLEFSCALNVKLVIESVKKAVAATNPGVRTAAITLIGTLYLYVGKPLLTFFDGEKPALKQQIEQECEKHDGERPPEPTRGPKSRDKKVADDAEEEEEENYVAETVDINDLIPRVDISNQITEALLAELGDKNWKVRNEGLIKVQAMITDAKFIKGSIGELPRALSPRLVDSNTKIAQTALGICEALSSAMGPPIKQHVRVLFPGFVHCLGDSKNWIRSAAISCINSWGDQCGYKEFFDGEMIGDALKAGSPTLRIELWNWLAQKLPPIPVKQVPKEELMLCVPHLYSNLEDRNSDVRKNAQEAILGFMMHLTYEGMLRQTEKLKPGSKNVVVAALEKTRPSLPIKPLPTKKQEQVKTVKSGGAAKVAKAVIKPKSATAAKPASARKKDDDVDTSPLLAVNNLKHQRVIDEQKLKVLKWNFTTPREEFVELLKELMSTAGVNKSLIANMFHTDFRYHLKAIESLSDNVQDNSKALTCNLDLILKWLTLRFFDTNPSVLLKGLDFLQAVFQILIEDQYHMLENEAASFLPYLILKIGDPKDSVRNSVRALFKRIALVYPVSKLFSYVMEGLKSKNARQRTECLDQLGSLIENYGVTVCQPTPAAALREIAKQIADRDNSVRNAALNCIVQAYYLEGERIHKLIGNISEKDMSLLEERIKRANKNRPSKPASAVRMSTMPMIAAAASNEDIEPDDEGSDEKDEETEEIAEDFDDRTHVLSTTTKINKINLNVPPSVNRVVVKSPDNLSNDQENNFNNTYVNNKPEKTYAISPPQSPVRAKPSGPFGLDMEFLRQLEEKYPANWTVPVLPEIKWDPNDSITSIQNIDRLLVEISPSKLPASKPSLRVSPVTSPVSSKNDNLDCIILLMASPRLQTALQALNNMDEMIKSSPLTLIQSKEDKFINSINMQLKFLQKYPLTPENSEVTKVYRATFVVLLSFLESKVLGKNVSMPQLKELIYLMLMLLAENKFEHVEDTDMYMRVVNVIIVKTIDYSNHTTLICVLIKLLQECAESTVMPKYEELVMKCLWKIVKTISNRSAELDYDTILLTVHQFFKDYPSSWWKTRHSDLPVRTVKTVLHSMTKIKGRSMLNHLTLINNIQESELRSYLNRLIDMVNSSNNGQTKQRHMSKEMHAQLTEIFKKIGSKQQSHEGLVQLYDFKQEHPEADIQPFLAKSHQFFRNYIEQNLKIIDQERKNQMSAEDPVQETARAISAAEERISMDPAQRLERLRALEAQYRGNGSRPT from the exons atggaGGAAGAAACTGAGTTTACTAAGCTGCCAGTTGAGGACAGATGTGTGCATaag TCATGGAAGGCAAGAGTTCATGGATATGAAGAATGTACGAAGAAATTCGGGTGTATTGACGACGAGAAATCTCCCGAGTGGAACAAGTTCTTGGGGTTGATGAAGAAGTTTGTGGTTGACAGCAATGTTGCTGCTCAGGAAAAAGGATTAGAAGCAGCGTTGGCTTTTGTTGAGAATGCTGCTTGCGCTGGAAA gACTGTTGGTGAAGTAATGAGCGGGATAGTAAATAAATGTATAGCAGCTCCAAAAGCCAAAACAAAAGACTTAGCAGTGCAAATAACCTTGATGTACATTGAGATAGAGAAGCATGAGACAGTACAAGAGGAGCTTCTGAAAGGGACTGAGgctaaaaatccaaaaatagtCGCGGGCTGCATCAACACTTTAACTCTTTCACTTCGCGAGTTTGGGTCTAAAGTAATAAACATAAAACCACTGGTAAAAAAGATGCCTGGCTTCTTAGAAGACCGTGATAAGATCGTTCGTGAGGAAGGTAAAGCAATGGTTATTGAAATTTACCGGTGGATTGGGATTCCAATAAAGCAGCAGCTCAACACTTTGAAACCTGTGCAAATGTCTGAGTTAGAAGTCGAGTTCGGCAAGCTTGATGGTGCCAAAGCATATCCCACTCGCTACTTACGGTCACAGAAGCCGAAAAATGTAATTGCTGAATCCGCAGCTGCTGAAGGGGATGACGTTGATGATGACGAAGCCGGTGAAGAGGAAGCTGCTGAAGACATCGATCCTTACGAGCTTATTGACCCCGTGGACATCCTTTCCAAGCTTCCGAAGGATTTCTACGACAAACTCGAGGCCAAAAAGTGGCAGGAGCGTAAAGAAGCGCTTGAAGCTCTTGAAACTCTGTGCAAAAACCCCAAACTCGAGAGTGGAGACTACGGAGACGTTATTAGGGcgttaaagaaaataatcgcTAAAGATTCTAATGTTGTCGTCGTTACAATCGCTGGGAAATGTCTGACAGGACTTGCCAATGGACTGAAAAAGCGGTTCCATCCTTACGCCACTGCATGCTTGCCGGTAGTCTTAGAGAAATTTCGTGAAAAGAAGCCCAACGTGGTCGCAGTACTTCGTGAAGCGGCAGACGCAGTTTTCCAGAGCATCACCGTGGATGTAATTCTTGAGGATGCGCTAGCTGCTTTGGAAAACAAAAATCCGTCAGTGAAAGCTGAAACTGCTGCATTTTTAGGTCGTTGTTTCGCACATACACTGCCTGCAACTTTAAACAAGAAATTGCTAAAGGCTTATATCGGCGCGTTGCTCAAGACTTTGAACGAACCAGACCCGACTGTGAGAGATAATTCCGCAGAGGCGCTTGGTACGGCGATGAAACTCGTCGGTGAGAAAGCTATGATGCCTTTCCTGACGGATCTTGACGCGCTCAAGATGGCCAAGATCCAAGAGTGTGCTGAGAAAGCTGTGATACTTGTCAAAGTTGTTGCGCCAAAGAAGCCAGAGAGACCTACAACTGCACCAGCTAAAGTTGAGTCCAAACCACCGGCCAAAGGCAATGCTAAGAAACCTGCTGCTTCTGTTAGTAACAGCAATACTTATAAAAAACCTAATTTGAAGAAACCTGCTGCTGGTGGTAAGAAGACTGTTGCGCCAAAAACACAAATCGAAAAAGATTTGAGCGCGGAATCGGTTGATGACATAGCGGGTGAATGCTTGACAGGAGATATTTTGTCGGGATTAGTTGATGCTAATTGGAAGTCCCGTTTGGCTGCAGTCGAACAGCTTAATGAGACGATCAAGCAAATGGGTTCTGATGTTCCGTGCCAGGTTATCGTTCGGATACTTGCCAAGAAACCTGGATTCAAGGATACTAATTTCCAG GTATTGAAGCAGCGTCTCGAGGTCATAAAAATGCTCGCTGAAAACTACACATTTTCGATCACAGCTGCAAACTATTGCATAATGGACATTGCGGAAAAGTTAGGAGATGCTAAAAATGGATCTACAGCAGCAGAAACTTTGCTAGCAATCGCTGAAGCGACGTCTTTCGAGCACGTGGCCAATGAAGTTGTGACTTTCGCATTTAACCAGAAGAGCCCAAAAGTACAACAAGAGTCGTTAGTGTGGTTGTCAAATGCCTTGTTAGAATTCAGCTGCGCGTTAAACGTCAAGTTAGTGATTGAGAGCGTGAAGAAAGCCGTGGCTGCAACAAATCCCGGAGTACGCACTGCGGCGATAACATTGATCGGTACTTTGTACTTGTATGTTGGCAAGCCACTTCTGACCTTTTTCGACGGTGAAAAACCGGCATTGAAGCAGCAGATCGAGCAGGAGTGCGAGAAACACGATGGAGAACGACCTCCTGAACCCACGCGAGGTCCCAAATCGCGAGACAAGAAAGTTGCCGACGATGCagaggaagaagaagaagaaaattaCGTTGCAGAGACTGTAGacataaatgatttaattCCGAGGGTAGATATCAGCAACCAGATCACAGAAGCGCTGTTGGCCGAGCTGGGTGATAAGAATTGGAAAGTACGTAACGAAGGACTCATCAAAGTCCAAGCCATGATTACAGATGCTAAATTTATCAAAGGATCTATTGGAGAATTGCCTCGTGCATTGTCGCCAAGGCTGGTTGACAGTAATACAAAAATAGCACAGACTGCACTAGGAATTTGCGAGGCTTTATCGAGCGCAATGGGCCCTCCGATAAAGCAACATGTTCGTGTTCTTTTCCCAGGATTCGTTCACTGCCTCGGAGACTCCAAAAATTGGATCCGAAGTGCGGCAATTTCATGCATTAACTCCTGGGGCGACCAGTGCGGATACAAAGAATTTTTCGACGGCGAAATGATTGGTGACGCGCTTAAAGCCGGTTCGCCAACTCTACGTATAGAGTTGTGGAACTGGTTGGCGCAAAAATTGCCTCCCATACCGGTGAAACAGGTTCCTAAGGAAGAGCTAATGTTATGTGTGCCGCATTTGTACAGCAATTTGGAGGACCGTAATTCGGATGTGCGGAAAAATGCACAGGAAGCTATTCTAGGATTCATGATGCATTTAACTTATGAAGGCATGTTGCGTCAGACGGAGAAACTAAAACCGGGTTCCAAGAATGTCGTAGTCGCTGCTTTGGAGAAGACTAGGCCGAGTTTGCCGATAAAACCGCTCCCGACTAAAAAGCAGGAACAAGTTAAGACTGTAAAAAGCGGAGGTGCTGCTAAGGTTGCCAAAGCAGTGATTAAACCTAAGAGCGCGACGGCTGCCAAGCCTGCTAGTGCTAGGAAGAAGGACGATGATGTTGATACCAGTCCTTTGTTGGCTGTCAATAATTTGAAGCATCAGCGGGTTATTGATGAGCAGAAGCTCAAAGTTCTCAAGTGGAACTTTACAACACctag AGAGGAGTTCGTGGAATTACTGAAGGAATTGATGAGCACCGCTGGCGTAAACAAGTCCTTGATTGCCAATATGTTTCATACGGACTTCCGGTACCATTTGAAGGCCATTGAGTCGCTTTCTGACAACGTCCAGGACAATAGTAAAGCGCTGACTTGTAACTTGGATCTGATCCTCAAATGGTTGACCCTGAGATTTTTCGACACAAACCCCTCTGTCCTACTCAAGGGTCTCGACTTTCTACAAGCTGTGTTCCAAATTCTTATTGAAGATCAGTATCATATGCTAGAGAACGAGGCTGCCTCTTTTCTGCCGTATTTGATTCTCAAGATTGGAGACCCTAAAGATTCTGTGAGAAACAGCGTCCGTGCATTGTTCAAACGCATCGCTCTGGTTTATCCTGTCAGTAAATTGTTTTCTTACGTGATGGAAGGATTAAAGTCAAAGAACGCGCGTCAGAGGACTGAGTGTTTGGACCAGCTGGGCTCGCTGATCGAAAACTACGGTGTTACTGTCTGCCAGCCGACACCTGCGGCTGCTTTGAGAGAAATAGCCAAGCAAATTGCCGATCGTGATAACTCGGTGCGAAATGCCGCGCTGAATTGTATCGTTCAGGCTTACTACCTCGAGGGTGAGCGAATACACAAATTGATTGGTAATATATCCGAGAAAGACATGTCGCTGTTGGAAGAGAGGATCAAAAGGGCCAACAAAAATCGGCCAAGTAAACCGGCTTCGGCTGTTAGGATGTCCACCATGCCAATGATTGCCGCTGCGGCGAGTAATGAGGATATTGAGCCGGATGATGAAGGCAGCGATGAAAAAGACGAGGAAACTGAAGAAATCGCTGAGGACTTTGATGATCg GACACATGTTTTATCAACAACAACAAAGatcaacaaaataaatctCAATGTTCCTCCTAGTGTTAATCGCGTCGTCGTTAAGTCGCCAGATAATTTGTCAAATGATCAGgagaataattttaacaacacttatgttaataataaaccTGAGAAAAC gTACGCAATATCACCACCTCAATCTCCTGTCCGAGCAAAACCGTCAGGGCCTTTCGGTCTGGACATGGAGTTCCTGCGACAGCTGGAAGAAAAATACCCAGCAAACTGGACCGTACCCGTGCTTCCAGAAATAAAGTGGGATCCAAATGACTCAATAACCTCCATTCAAAACATCGACCGGCTCCTCGTTGAGATTTCTCCCTCAAAATTACCAGCAAGCAAGCCATCTCTACGCGTGTCCCCAGTAACCTCGCCTGTCAGCAGTAAGAACGACAACTTGGACTGCATAATCCTTCTGATGGCCAGTCCGCGGCTACAGACCGCCCTTCAGGCATTGAACAACATGGACGAAATGATTAAGTCCTCCCCGTTAACCCTCATACAATCCAAAGAAGACAAGttcataaattcaataaacatgcagcttaaatttttacaaaagtaCCCACTGACTCCCGAGAATAGCGAAGTTACCAAAGTGTATCGCGCGACATTTGTTGTTCTGCTATCATTTTTAGAATCAAAAGTTCTGGGTAAGAACGTGTCGATGCCCCAGCTGAAGGAGCTTATTTATTTGATGTTGATGCTGCTGGCGGAGAATAAATTCGAGCATGTAGAAGACACAGACATGTACATGCGCGTCGTAAATGTGATAATTGTCAAGACTATTGACTACTCAAACCACACAACACTTATCTGTGTGCTGATAAAACTGCTGCAAGAGTGTGCAGAGTCGACGGTGATGCCTAAGTACGAAGAATTGGTGATGAAATGTTTGTGGAAAATAGTTaaaactatttcaaacagATCAGCAGAGCTTGACTATGACACTATTCTACTAACAGtccatcaatttttcaagGACTATCCGTCTTCTTGGTGGAAAACTCGACATTCGGACTTGCCAGTACGTACTGTAAAAACAGTCCTTCACAGTATGACCAAAATAAAGGGCAGATCGATGCTGAACCACTTGACACTGATAAACAACATTCAGGAGTCAGAGTTGCGCTCGTATTTGAACCGACTGATTGATATGGTCAACAGCTCCAACAATGGCCAGACCAAACAAAGGCATATGTCTAAAGAAATGCATGCCCAGCTGACAGAgatcttcaaaaaaatcggATCCAAGCAGCAGAGCCACGAAGGTCTTGTTCAGCTCTATGATTTCAAGCAGGAGCATCCCGAGGCTGACATTCAGCCGTTCTTAGCCAAGTCACACCAGTTCTTCAGAAATTACATCGAGCAGAACCTCAAAATTATTGATCAGGAAAGGAAAAATCAAATGTCTGCGGAGGATCCGGTCCAAGAGACAGCTAGGGCAATTAGTGCTGCCGAGGAACGAATTTCCATGGATCCTGCGCAACGGTTAGAGAGATTGCGGGCTCTGGAAGCTCAGTACCGTGGCAATGGTTCCAGACCCACGTGA